The Sesamum indicum cultivar Zhongzhi No. 13 linkage group LG2, S_indicum_v1.0, whole genome shotgun sequence genome contains a region encoding:
- the LOC105156030 gene encoding short-chain dehydrogenase TIC 32, chloroplastic has protein sequence MLETVKYLIGTTGPSGFSSKSTAEEVTAGLCPDLRCITAIITGATSGIGAETARVLAKRGARLVLPARSLKAAEDTKARILSEFPASEIIVMSLDLSSLDSVRRFAAEFQSLNLPLNLLINNAGKFSYDHGVSEDGVEMTFATNYLGHFLLTKLLLKKMIETAAKTGVQGRIVNVSSSIHSWFSGDIIRYLALITKNKSEYDGTRAYALSKLANVLHTNELSRRLTEMEANVTVNCVHPGIVRTRLTRDREGLITDLVFFLASKLLKTIPQAAATTCYVATNPRLGNVSGKYYSDCNEASTSKLGSSLAEAARLWAASEAMVSADSYRPFPPQY, from the exons atgctGGAAACTGTTAAGTACCTTATCGGCACCACCGGGCCGAGCGGGTTCAGCTCCAAGTCCACAGCCGAGGAGGTCACGGCCGGCCTCTGCCCTGATCTCCGCTGCATCACCGCCATCATTACGGGCGCGACGTCGGGGATAGGGGCTGAGACAGCCAGGGTGCTGGCGAAACGCGGCGCCCGGCTCGTGTTGCCTGCTCGCAGCCTGAAGGCGGCGGAGGACACCAAGGCTCGTATTTTGTCGGAGTTTCCGGCGTCGGAGATCATCGTCATGAGCCTTGATCTCAGCTCTCTTGACTCTGTACGCAGATTTGCGGCTGAGTTTCAGTCTCTTAATTTACCTCTCAACCTTCTCAT AAACAATGCTGGGAAATTCTCGTACGATCATGGTGTTTCTGAGGATGGAGTCGAGATGACCTTTGCTACTAATTATTTAG GTCACTTTTTGTTGACGAAGCTGTTGTTAAAGAAGATGATTGAGACGGCGGCGAAGACGGGCGTGCAAGGAAGAATAGTGAACGTGTCGTCGAGCATCCACAGCTGGTTCTCCGGCGACATCATTCGTTATCTTGCCTTAATCACCAAGAATAAGAG TGAATACGATGGGACACGTGCATATGCCCTCTCCAAGCTCGCCAACGTTTTGCATACCAACGAACTCTCCCGCAGGCTCACG GAAATGGAGGCAAATGTGACAGTCAACTGTGTTCATCCTGGAATTGTAAGAACCAGGCTGACTAGAGACCGCGAAGGCCTTATTACTG ATCTGGTGTTCTTTTTGGCATCCAAGCTCTTGAAGACTATTCCTCAG GCAGCGGCGACGACTTGCTATGTGGCCACAAACCCAAGACTGGGGAACGTGAGTGGGAAATACTATTCGGATTGCAACGAAGCATCGACGTCGAAATTGGGATCCAGCTTAGCAGAAGCTGCGAGGTTATGGGCAGCCTCCGAGGCGATGGTCTCCGCAGATTCCTACCGTCCATTTCCCCCTCAATACTAG